CCATAAATCTTGTTATCTCTAATttttatatccaacacaaatgACCCAATAGTTAACACAAACTATAATTTATTGTTATAAAAATAATACATTATATTTAAAATACAACTTCTGTTCAACTTTAAATTATCATAAAaccttttgacaacttttcacatTTCATGATAAAATCCAAAATATTTATTATACTCACCTTTAACCATTTGTTATAGGAGAAACATATAATATGAAGTACTCCAATGCATATATACATTGCCACCCCAATAGTTGTATACATAAATATAGTATTTGTCCACATAGAAATAATACTTGTTTGGACGAGCACCTTATTTTATACATGACACACTTTTATTGGATAGTATaatattgtatataaaataaaaaactatttgCCAGATGTATTAAAAAAAACatgcatttatatttttttatatgaaaTTCATAAATTCTCGTGTGTTCATGTAAGGACGCATTTTGATAAACATTTAATCATTTACAAATTGCAAGACAAAATCTTATAACCACAAGTTTTATCCCCACAATAAGACCCTACCTAACTATCAGTCCCTCTACCCTAGAAAATATTTCCTAAAACTACTCCAATCTGTACCATTTattttgcttacaaaaatttcaccATGTGTTGAAAGAAATTTCAACAATATGAAGAAATTGAGTTTGAACAATGTCTATTCAATGCCGTAGTTATACATTTGTTCCTATTTATTCATAACTGAAATTTGAAATCATATTACACTCTAAATTTCAATTAACACAATCAAATGTGCATTCGCAATGTCAAAGTATATCTTAAGTCAAATTTGGATTCAGGTGAAAGCAACATGAATAAAAATGTTCTATTGTATTTAGGAAGATTAGGAGAGAGGATCTATTAGTTGATCACCCTAATTTTGTACCTCTCAAGATctcatataaaaaatttaaatcactctcaattttttaCAATAGCTAACTTGGCAAGTCCAGTGCTTATATGTAAGGTTTCAAGActatatcatcaaatatgatgccacatcaatatGTTTTTTAATTAATCCTAAAAGATCCCAAAAAAAATTATACCGATAATTATACCTTAATTCATGTTTTATTGGAGCGCACATATGACATCACATGATTTGTTActttttagatttaaaaaatacATTCCATTCAATTATGAATACTCACCATCAACATTAACAATTTTAAAATCATAACTATCAATATTctactaaaaaaaattaaataatatgaaaaataaaactgCTAAATCGATTTAACCTAAATGCAGTGTGAAATAGAAAAATACCTGGCATTATCTGGAGTCGATCGTGGGCTTGGCGCTCATAGTCTGTGATGATCTCATATGCTTTGTTCTGCTTTTCAGGGCTCCAATCTTGTATTTCCTGAAGAATATCAATGCTCGAAACTCTTCCGGACTTAATATCAGGATGATCGTCTCCTAAAACAGCGCGATACATTTGAGGGAAATCGATTGCTGGAAGAGTTAGGGTTCCGTCCATGTCGAACACTATCCCTCTCACTTTTCTCTTTCTATTGCAGAAGACGAGCCGCCTCAACCAAAACATTGGAGCACTAAATTTCAAAAGCTCTCGCTCACCTGTGAAACAGAGCAAAGGTTAAAGCTTTTCCTTGCCTTTGCCGATTTACAGGGCTTCAATTTGATGGCTGTGAGGTCAAATTTAAGCTTTTAACCTGTAAAAAAGCAATTCattttgatggccgtatgaccgttTTGAagcttttttattttaaaatataattttatttgtatttttaaatataaaatgtaCATTGTTTATTTAAAGATATTaggttttcacagttcatgttggCGAATTTGATGGAGTGCGTGCCTTTTTTATATTAATCTTTTGAATGACTATGATCTAATAGTTTTCTCTTCTCTAGCTCACTgtcatgatgatggatcatagagtacGATAGAAAAAGGATACACCACTCAAATTCATAAGCTTTCAAATTTATGTATGTTATTTATGATTAAAATGTTTACTTTCAAATTATAAAGTATAATTAAAATGTTTGATGATAGCATGATGATATTTAGTTTTTTAATGgtaaaatacaataaaaaattttTGGAGCATGTTCCATTGGGAAAATTTGGGTCAAGGGTAAAAAGAATTGTAAAGAGGAGATATGTATCTATTCTTCCACATTTATTATTCTTAAACTATTTAAACTATGAACCATCTcaatatgtgaaggataatattgAACATATGATAATTATTAAAAAGTCATTTGATTTATGGGGTTGTTTTAAAGAAAAACTATTTGATTTGTGGGGTTTGTGTGTATAAAAGTTGATACACATGATTATTTAAAGATATATTAAGTGAAGTCACTTGGTagttgatgagttggttgttatcaTTGGCATGGATGTGCTTGAGGTATAGTTGGCTTAGTGAATGATGTTGAAGAGATAGatgtaaagaggtgatatgtatcTATTCTTCCACATTTCTGTAACTCTTAACTATGAACCATCTTGATATGGGAAGGGTAATATTGAGCGAatgattattataaaaaaattatttgattgataGGGTTATTTTAAAGAAATTCTATTTGATCTATGAGCTTTGTGTGTATAGAAGTTGATACTCTTTTTAAGGTTATATTAAGTTAAGTTGTTAGATAGTTGATGAGTTGGATTTTCTCATTGGCATGGATGTGATTGAGGTATGGTTGACTTCACGAATGTTGTTGACAACATAGATGTAAAGAGGATGTATGTATCTAT
The nucleotide sequence above comes from Cryptomeria japonica chromosome 11, Sugi_1.0, whole genome shotgun sequence. Encoded proteins:
- the LOC131041424 gene encoding haloacid dehalogenase-like hydrolase domain-containing protein At2g33255, producing the protein MFWLRRLVFCNRKRKVRGIVFDMDGTLTLPAIDFPQMYRAVLGDDHPDIKSGRVSSIDILQEIQDWSPEKQNKAYEIITDYERQAHDRLQIMPDLAKYLGCSGVSSILVVHDLEIHKRIFQVDNLLCWCS